The sequence GCCAATTGCACCACGGCCATCCGTTCCCAGCGCGAGCGCGCCCTGCGGTCCGTGTGGGACTGGCGCATGCTGATCAACGGCAAAGGCGACCAGATGCTTTTTGAGCGGGGTGCTTTGGTATCTGACGGACTCACCTTCGAGGAACTCCGGGCGCAGGCCCTGATCAACAAGGCCGCCCAGGAGGCCAATGACTCTCCCAGCTTTTCGCAGGATATCCGCAAGGGTCGGGTGGGATTCTAGACGGCAATGGATGGTATGACATCTCGACCCGTACTTTGCTGGGCGCCTGGCACGATGGTCGTTTGCGCTCTGGCCCTGGCGATTTTCACCCAAGTCGGACGGGCTGCGGGAGTCGGTAATATGTCGGAAATTCCGACTTTGCGTGCCCAGGAACTTCTCCTGCGCAGTCAGCCTCGCAATGTGCGTCCTGCTGAGCGGCTCTCCCTCGCTCTTGGCGCTGCGCAGGCCGCATTTCCGGGAATGGCCGCGGGCAATCGTCGTGACATCGAGCTTTACTCCGCTGCGGTCAGTCAGGTCGTGGCGACCATACAGGACGGAGGATTTGCTGGGCGCGAGGTGTCTGGTGCGGGCGGAAAGTTTCGCCTTTTGGTTGATCGCAAGGGCAAAAATCTCCTCGATCCGGCCGATGCCAGTTCCATCCTGCTCGCAAGCTCTGTGCGCCTGAGAGGGTTGCGCGCCCGCACTACCGAGGCGGGGGTGGGGGTGCCCTATGTTTTCTGCTATTTTCAGGACTCGGCCTTTCTCAAGAATCAGCCGGGTGTCTCTCGCGCAGGGATTTCTGTACCGGTCACCGCCCTCCTTGCCTTTGAGAAGGGCGAAGCCCGTCTCTGCTTTATCAACCGCCTGAACGAAAATAGCGCCGAAGTTGAGGGGAAAAAATGGCCGCTCGCTGCAGATTTTTCCGCCGCTATCGCCCAGACCCTCTCCCGCACGCCGAATCGACCCTTCGACATCCCCGGCCTTCTTTTCACCCGCCACTTTCTGCCCAATGCCGGGCTCTTCCAGTTTCAGCTCTACGATCCCAATCGCATTCCGGTCATCCTCGTCCATGGCCTCTTTTCCCGGCCCGAGGCCTGGACTCAGGTGCTGAATGGGCTCATGGCCGATCCCAAGATTCGCAAGCGCTATCAGTTTTGGTTCTTCTTCTATCCCTCCGGCCTCCCGATCTGGCAGTCCTCGATGCTTCTTCGGCGCGACCTCGACAGATTCCACTCGGAGTTGGAGAAAAACGGACGCCAGCCCAATCTCCACCGCATCATTCTCGTCGGCCATAGCATGGGCGGACTCATTTCCAGTCTCACGGTCCGCGAGCCGGGCAGGAGCTTTTGGGCCTCTCTCTCCGATAAGTCACTGGAGGATCTGGATATCAGTCCCGAGGCGCGCAGCCTTGTGAAGGATATGGTAAAATTCCAGCCGCGCAAGGACATCGGTCGCGTGGTTTACGTGACGACCCCACATCGCGGCAGCCCCATCCCCCACAACCCCGTTATCCTTCAGGCCATCCGCTTCATTCAGCTGCCGCGAACCTTTAGCCGTCGGGATCGCGAGGTGCTCGTCGACGCAATGAATGAGGACCTGGCTGGTCTCTTCACTCTCCCGGCAAATAGCATTCGTTTCCTCAAGTCTGGCTCACCAGTCCTCGAGGCAGTGGAGACTCTGCCCTTTGCTCAGGACATTCCTCAGCACTCCATCATCGGGGACCGGGGCAAGGGCGACTCTCCCGACAGTACGGATGGTATTGTACCCTACTGGTCTGCACATCTGCCCAACGCCATCTCCGAAAAGATCGTTCCTACGGATCACAGCGCTCCGCAGAATCCCGAGACGACTCGCGAGATCCGTCGTATCCTTCTGCACGACGTCAGCGAGTAGCCTCTGTCTCCCGGCGGTTCGCTCTCCGGCATGCCGTATCACGGGCATCCGGGACTCGCGAAAAATGCGTTCCGCGAAATCAGGGTCGCTCCCCGATGTGGAAAATCCCTGGATGCGGGATGGTGCGTCAGGGTTTACTTCCGATGAGGGTATCAAGGTATCTTGGAATCTGGGTTGTTGCAGGCGTCCTGATTGCTGACGGGCGCGCAGGGAGTCCATCGGAAAAAATCAACCGGATCGTCGATTTCGATGAAGATGGTGTCACCATCACGAGCAATTTCGAAGGTGGTCGGCTTAACGCGGTGACCTCGGGCGGGGAGGGAGTCTTCACCGCCACCATTGCCCCGGAGGTCCGCCCCATGAGCAACGACCAGTCATGGTATGCCTTCAAGATTTCCTCCCAGAGCAAGAGGCGCGTCTCCGTCGCCCTCACCTATACGGATGGCAAGAGCCATCTCTTTGCTCCCAGGATCAGCCATGACCGGCGGACCTGGGAACTACTGCCCGAGACCTCGATAAGCAAGGCCTCCGACGGCCGGGGCGTGGTGTTGCGTCTCGATGTCGGGCCTGAACCATTGTGGGTCTCGGCGCAGGAGCTTTTCACGGAATCCGATTTCAACGAGTGGATCGACGGACTTGCGAAAAAGCCCTTCATCGCTACGGCGCAAATCGGTGAATCCACCCAGGGTCGACCCATCCGCAAGATGGAAATCACCGAGGCGCCTCCCGATGCTCCGCTGGTTGTCGTCCTCGGTCGCCAGCATCCGCCGGAGGTTACTGGCACCCTGGGACTCCAGGCCTTCGTCGAAACCATCGCTGGTGACTCGGCTCTCGCCCAGTCCTTCCGCAAGCAGTACCGCGTGCTCGTCATGCCGCTGGCCAATCCCGACGGCGTGAACGCCGGTCACTGGCGCTTCAATGTCAACGGCGTCGACATCAATCGAGACTGGGGCAGCTTTGAGCAGAAGGAGGATGTCGTTTTGCGCGATGAAATCCTGCGCGCCCGTTCCGTGGCCAAGGAGCAAATGCCTTTCTTCATCGACTATCACTCGACGCGTAAGGATGTCTTTTATCCGCGCCCGGATGTAAAAAGCAAAAAGCCCGACTCGGAGCTCGAGGAACCCGACCGGTTCATGCGCAAGTGGCTTGCCCGCGTGAAAACGCTTACGCCTGGCAGGACGGTTCCCATCGAGGTGAGTCCCGCCACGCGCGACAAAAAGCTAAATGCCACGACCTGGATGCGCGACCTCGGTGCCGCCAGCGTCACTCATGAATTTGCCCACGACACGGACCGCGAGGTCATCCGCAAGGCCGGGGAGGCCGACGCGGTGGCTCTCATGGAGTTGCTCCCGAGGGAGTCTGCTTCGCGCCTGGGGGACTAGATTTATGAGTATGACTGGTTTGTATTGCTCGGCTTGCGGATTGGATCACGACATGGGGGTGCCGCAGAATCTCTGCACCTCCTGCGGCAAGCCGTTGTTTGCTCGTTATGATTTGAAGGAAGCGGCCCGTACGCTCACTCCGCAGTCGCTCACCACGCGTGGCAAGTCCCTCTGGCGGTACCGCGAGGTGCTGCCCGTGCGCAAGGATGAGGATATCGTCACGCTTGGCGAAGGCTGGACTCCCATGCTTCACGTGCCGCGCCTCGGCGCGAAGCTCGGGATGGAGCGCCTTTACATCAAGGACGAATCACAGAATCCCACGCAGAGTTTCAAGGCTCGTGGCATGACCGGCGCGGTCTCGATGGCCAAGCAGTATGGCCTCAAGAAACTCGCCGTTCCCTCCGCCGGCAATGCCGCTGGTGCACTGGCCGCCTATGCCGCGCGAGCCGGGATCGAGGCCCACATCTTCATGCCGGCGGACACGCCGCAGGCAAACATCATCGAGTGCCGCGAGACCGGCGCGCATGTCACGCTCATCAACGGCCTCATCACCGATTGCGGTATGGAGGTCGCCAAGCGCAAGGCCGCCGAAGGGTGGTTCGATGTGTCCACGCTCAAGGAACCTTTTCGCGTCGAGGGCAAAAAGACACTCGGGTATGAACTCGCCGAACAGCTAGACTGGAAGCTGCCCGACGCCGTGCTCTATCCCACGGGCGGGGGCACCGGTCTCATCGGCATGTGGAAGGCTTTTGACGAAATGCAGCAGATGGGATGGATCGGCTCCGAGCGTCCGCGCCTTTATACCATCCAGGCCTCCGGCTGCGCGCCGATCGTGCGGGCCTTTGAGGAGGGCAAGCGTTTCGCAGACGAATTCCCCAACGCGGCGACAAAGGCCTCTGGACTGCGCGTCCCGAAGGCCATCGGAGATTTCCTCATGCTCGACGCTCTGAGGGCATCGGGTGGCGGAGTGGTTGCCGTACCCGATGAAGAAATGATTCAGGCCGTGCGCGAACTCGGCTCGGCCGAGGGCATCTTCGCCGCCCCGGAGGGAGCCGCCTGCTATGCGGCGCTCAAGCATCTGCGCGCTCAAAATGTGATCCGGGCTGACGAACAGGCCGTGATCTTCAATACCGGAGCCGGGGTGAAATACCTCGAGTGCTTCCATGACTGATGCGGAATTGACAATTCCCTCCGCGCGCAGCTGGCGTATGCCTTCACTGAGCGTGCAGATCTTCATTGGTCTGATCCTGGGCGGAGTCTTCGGCTGGGCTTTCCCCGCCATCGCCCTCCACGGGGAATTGCTCAAGGACATCTTTCTCAACCTGATCAAGATGATGGTGGGGCCTCTGGTCTTTGCCAGCATCGTCCAGGGTATCGCCGGCGGCGGCGATCTCAAGCGCGTCGGCCGCATCGGACTCAAGTCCATTATTTATTTCGAGGTCATCACGACCATCGCGCTTCTGGTCGGATTGGTCTTCGCCAATGTCATTCGCCCCGGCCAGCACGTCGCTCTTCACGCCACGGCCGCCGTTTCCGGTGTGCCGGCGGGCAAGCCCCAGACTGTCGCCGAGATGGTCCTGCATGCTGTTCCCACGAGCGTTTTTGATGCGCTGGCTCGCGGTGACGTGCTGCAGATCGTGACGTTTTCAGTGATTTTCGCCATCGCGCTGTCCCTCGCGGGCAAGGCAGGCGAGCCGATCCTGAAATTTACCGAGGGCCTCACGCAGGTGATGTTTAAATTCGCCGGGCTGGTGATGCTCTTCGCCCCTCTTGGCGTGGCGGGAGCCATGGCTTTCACCATAGCGAAAAATGGCACCGGCATCCTCCTCAGTCTCGGCGCGCTGGTCGGGACGGTCTATCTTGCATTTATCGCATTCCTCGCGCTGGTGCTGGGTTCGGTCATGCTGATCTTTCGCATCCCGGTGATGCCTTTTCTCCGTGCGGTAAAGGAGCCGTGCCTCGTCGCCTTTGGTACGACGAATAGCGAATCCGCACTGCCCAAGGCGTTTCAGGCCATGGAGCGGTTTGGCGTGCCCAAGGGCATCGTAGGTTTTGTCCTCCCTACGGGATACACCTTCAACCTTGATGGCGCGGCGGTGTATCTCACGGTCGCCATCCTCTTCATCTCGCAGGCCGCGGCGAATGTCACTGGCGTCACGCTGACATGGTGGCAGCAGATTCTCATGGTGCTTACGCTCATGGTCACCTCCAAGGGCGTCGCCGCCGTGCCTCGCGCCGCCATCGTCGTCCTTGTCGCAGCCCTGCACACCTTTGGCCTTCCTCTGGAGGGCGCGGCGCTTCTCATCGGTATCGATGCCATCCTCGACATGGGGCGCTCCGCCGTGAATGTCTTCGGCAACTGCCTCGCCAGTGTCGTGGTCGCCAAATGGGAGGGCGAGTTTGATCAGGACCAGGCCCTCTCAGCCTACGGTCCGCAACCTTTATTCAAGTCCACATGAGAAACCTCATCGCCAGTATTCTGTTCATCTCCTCCGCCAGTGTATTCGCTGCCGCCACAGACACGGCAACTCCTGTGACCGGCCCCACCGCCGGAACGCTCCTCGTCGTCGGAGGAGGGGATAAAACCAGCATCTGGCCCACCTTTCTCGACCTCGCGGGGGGCAAGGACGCGCCTATCGTCGTCATCACCACGGCCAGCCCGAAGAATGGCGCGGATAACAAAGACTTCCAGGAACTTCAGGCACTCGGAGCCACTCATCTCACACTTTTGCACACCGACGATCGCACAAAGGCAAATTCCAACGAGTTTACCGCGCCCCTCCGTGAGGCAAAGGCAGTCTGGATTACCGGCGGTCGCCAGTGGAGGCTGGTGGATTCCTATCTGAATACAAAAACGGAGAAGGAAATCTTCAACCTCCTTGATCGCGGTGGCGTCGTGGGAGGCAGCTCTGCGGGCGCATCCATTCAGGCGTCGTACCTTTTGCGCGGAGCCCGCTCCGGTAACAGCGTTCTCATGGCTGCGGGGTACGAGGAGGGTTTCGGGTTTCTCAAGAACACCGCAGTCGACCAGCACGTGAACACTCGTGGCCGGGCTGAGGACATGCTGCAGGTCCTCGAGGCTCATCCCAATCTCCTGGGCATCGGCCTCGATGAATCAACCGGCATCATTGTGCGCAAGGATCGCGCCGATGTGATCGGCGCAGGATACGCTCATTTTACCGCCCGGGAGGTGGGCAAGGACCGGTCCTTCGAGTTGCAATCCGGCGGTGCGTTCGATCTCGGCAGCCGCCATCCCATTGATCTCGTCTCGGAGCAGGCGGGCGACCAGGGGACCACGGCGAAAGATCCCGGCACCGTGAGGGTGGCGATCTATGCCGATGAGGGCAGCCCGAAAGCCCCGGATTTGATCGAGGGGTGCCTCGGGACGTTGCCGGAAAAGTTTCACCTCGAGCGCGTGACTGCCGACCAAATCCGTCAGGGAGTGTTGTCCAATTTTGATGTGATCGCCCAAGGCGGAGGCCGGGCGTCGCTCCAGGCGGAGGCTCTAGGCGATGATGGCAAGGAGAAGATCCGCGAGTTTCTTCGCAAGGGCGGGGGTTATGTCGGTATTTGTGCCGGCGCCTATCTCGCCGCGTCGGACCGTCCGTATTATCTCCGTATTGTAAATGCCCGCGTGGTGGACCGGGAGCACTGGGCGCGTGGAGGAGGTGACGTGCAGATCCGCTTTACTGACGAGGGCAAAACCGAACTGCGTCAGGAAACACCCGTCGTGCAGATCCGCTACAACCAGGGTCCCTTGCTGGCCAGGGATTCTCAAGCCGATCTGCCATCCTATACGGAACTGGCCGTTTACGAGACGGAAATTGCAAAAAAAGGTGCGCCTGAAGGGGTTATGAAAGGGACGTCAGCGATGATCAGCGCGCCATTCGGGAACGGAAGGGTGTTTCTGAGCAGCCCTCACCCGGAGCGGACACCGGGTCTGGAAAGCATTTTGCAGTCGGCTGTGCTCTGGGTCGCAAAAAGGGACACGCCAGCTAATCCGTAGAAATATCAGGGAGCCTTCCTGATGACAAAAAAAGGACTGGAATTTAATAACGATCTAATTGATCGTGATTAACAATGAGGGAAAAAAGACCAAAATGACACACACGCTGCCAAACGCCTCCCGAGGGAAAAAGGGAGGATATCTCACCCGGCTCCTGGCCATTGCCGCCATAGCCGGAGGATCAACCGGATCACTCAAAGCCGCCAACTACACCTGGGATGGCGGTACAGGGAATATTGCATGGAGCAGTACGGACAACTGGGTCAACAACAGCATCACCTTCGACGCGAATTCGATAATCTATTTTTCTGCGCCAGGAACAATCTACAACACTGTGCAGATCGACAAGCTCAAGACCGTAGGCGCTCTGGTTTTCGGAACCGAAACGAGTGGCAGTGGAGGTGTTTCCATAATCGGAAACAACAACGCTATAACCATCTCTACCGTGCTCGGTTCCAGTCTTGGTCTGACCGGCGATCTGGCTTCCGCCAATATTGGCTTATGGGTGCAGTCGGGAGCTGGAGTCAATGGTTTGTACGCCAACAATACTTCCTCCAACACGGCTTCAAAAAATCAGGTGGGTGTACCCGTCATGATCGCGACGGCGAATACCACGTTCGTCAATGAATCAGGCAGCGATTTTTGTCTCGACGCGCGACTTCGTGGAACCACTGGTGGTTCATTGATTCTGAATAAGGGTTCGTGGGTTATCGACTATTCCGATTTCAATTCGGGAAACGGCACCAGTCAGATGAATGGAGGTCTAACTATTGAAGATGCCAAACTGACGCTGAACGTTGCTGGGGGAACGCATGGAACGAATTCCACCAGCCCACTGGGCGAAGGAGCGTTGAATCTTGGACTCGCAGGCTCAAGTAAAGATGCTGTCTTTATATTTACCTCTCTGGAGCGAGCATCCGGCTCAGACAGCAATC comes from Terrimicrobium sacchariphilum and encodes:
- a CDS encoding esterase/lipase family protein, producing the protein MTSRPVLCWAPGTMVVCALALAIFTQVGRAAGVGNMSEIPTLRAQELLLRSQPRNVRPAERLSLALGAAQAAFPGMAAGNRRDIELYSAAVSQVVATIQDGGFAGREVSGAGGKFRLLVDRKGKNLLDPADASSILLASSVRLRGLRARTTEAGVGVPYVFCYFQDSAFLKNQPGVSRAGISVPVTALLAFEKGEARLCFINRLNENSAEVEGKKWPLAADFSAAIAQTLSRTPNRPFDIPGLLFTRHFLPNAGLFQFQLYDPNRIPVILVHGLFSRPEAWTQVLNGLMADPKIRKRYQFWFFFYPSGLPIWQSSMLLRRDLDRFHSELEKNGRQPNLHRIILVGHSMGGLISSLTVREPGRSFWASLSDKSLEDLDISPEARSLVKDMVKFQPRKDIGRVVYVTTPHRGSPIPHNPVILQAIRFIQLPRTFSRRDREVLVDAMNEDLAGLFTLPANSIRFLKSGSPVLEAVETLPFAQDIPQHSIIGDRGKGDSPDSTDGIVPYWSAHLPNAISEKIVPTDHSAPQNPETTREIRRILLHDVSE
- a CDS encoding M14 family metallopeptidase translates to MRVSRYLGIWVVAGVLIADGRAGSPSEKINRIVDFDEDGVTITSNFEGGRLNAVTSGGEGVFTATIAPEVRPMSNDQSWYAFKISSQSKRRVSVALTYTDGKSHLFAPRISHDRRTWELLPETSISKASDGRGVVLRLDVGPEPLWVSAQELFTESDFNEWIDGLAKKPFIATAQIGESTQGRPIRKMEITEAPPDAPLVVVLGRQHPPEVTGTLGLQAFVETIAGDSALAQSFRKQYRVLVMPLANPDGVNAGHWRFNVNGVDINRDWGSFEQKEDVVLRDEILRARSVAKEQMPFFIDYHSTRKDVFYPRPDVKSKKPDSELEEPDRFMRKWLARVKTLTPGRTVPIEVSPATRDKKLNATTWMRDLGAASVTHEFAHDTDREVIRKAGEADAVALMELLPRESASRLGD
- a CDS encoding threonine synthase, translated to MTGLYCSACGLDHDMGVPQNLCTSCGKPLFARYDLKEAARTLTPQSLTTRGKSLWRYREVLPVRKDEDIVTLGEGWTPMLHVPRLGAKLGMERLYIKDESQNPTQSFKARGMTGAVSMAKQYGLKKLAVPSAGNAAGALAAYAARAGIEAHIFMPADTPQANIIECRETGAHVTLINGLITDCGMEVAKRKAAEGWFDVSTLKEPFRVEGKKTLGYELAEQLDWKLPDAVLYPTGGGTGLIGMWKAFDEMQQMGWIGSERPRLYTIQASGCAPIVRAFEEGKRFADEFPNAATKASGLRVPKAIGDFLMLDALRASGGGVVAVPDEEMIQAVRELGSAEGIFAAPEGAACYAALKHLRAQNVIRADEQAVIFNTGAGVKYLECFHD
- a CDS encoding dicarboxylate/amino acid:cation symporter, coding for MPSLSVQIFIGLILGGVFGWAFPAIALHGELLKDIFLNLIKMMVGPLVFASIVQGIAGGGDLKRVGRIGLKSIIYFEVITTIALLVGLVFANVIRPGQHVALHATAAVSGVPAGKPQTVAEMVLHAVPTSVFDALARGDVLQIVTFSVIFAIALSLAGKAGEPILKFTEGLTQVMFKFAGLVMLFAPLGVAGAMAFTIAKNGTGILLSLGALVGTVYLAFIAFLALVLGSVMLIFRIPVMPFLRAVKEPCLVAFGTTNSESALPKAFQAMERFGVPKGIVGFVLPTGYTFNLDGAAVYLTVAILFISQAAANVTGVTLTWWQQILMVLTLMVTSKGVAAVPRAAIVVLVAALHTFGLPLEGAALLIGIDAILDMGRSAVNVFGNCLASVVVAKWEGEFDQDQALSAYGPQPLFKST
- a CDS encoding Type 1 glutamine amidotransferase-like domain-containing protein, giving the protein MRNLIASILFISSASVFAAATDTATPVTGPTAGTLLVVGGGDKTSIWPTFLDLAGGKDAPIVVITTASPKNGADNKDFQELQALGATHLTLLHTDDRTKANSNEFTAPLREAKAVWITGGRQWRLVDSYLNTKTEKEIFNLLDRGGVVGGSSAGASIQASYLLRGARSGNSVLMAAGYEEGFGFLKNTAVDQHVNTRGRAEDMLQVLEAHPNLLGIGLDESTGIIVRKDRADVIGAGYAHFTAREVGKDRSFELQSGGAFDLGSRHPIDLVSEQAGDQGTTAKDPGTVRVAIYADEGSPKAPDLIEGCLGTLPEKFHLERVTADQIRQGVLSNFDVIAQGGGRASLQAEALGDDGKEKIREFLRKGGGYVGICAGAYLAASDRPYYLRIVNARVVDREHWARGGGDVQIRFTDEGKTELRQETPVVQIRYNQGPLLARDSQADLPSYTELAVYETEIAKKGAPEGVMKGTSAMISAPFGNGRVFLSSPHPERTPGLESILQSAVLWVAKRDTPANP